A single window of Nicotiana sylvestris chromosome 5, ASM39365v2, whole genome shotgun sequence DNA harbors:
- the LOC104244185 gene encoding uncharacterized protein isoform X3, translating into MSASSKFDLSSSSPDRPLYASGQRGSYAPASLDRSGSFRENMENPILSSLPNMTRSTSTVTRTDAVNFFQCLRFDPKAMVTDHKLNRNIDFKRLTSLALGVPVEDSPLVSSKGKLFPSPSAEESRRLKAGLRESCTKARERVKIFTESLSVLNKCFPSIPSRKRSRSDSLANDRHVTLFPSDRSVSGTSIGKMGTQSHCTASSYELEQQKSEERVKTAVPSKRTRTSMADVRPDVRANTPTRSAGNMDRDREILRLPNGSTIQGEDRTSSIAVEGWEKSRMKKKRSGIKPDATGSIITKPIDGHREPKQGVQPRLPSDSRSRFTDTHGFRHGLAPGAVGKADGATQHVTLGVRSSLSKIDQDNHLHLLDRRDRPLGSEKERVNLKAVSNTMKAAAREEFTSPSPASSTKLNPATRAPRSGSGVAPKLSPPVHRAAAANDWEISQCTNKLPSAVGAGNRKRNPSTRSSSPPVAQWASQRPQKISRPARRNNFPIVPNNDEISTLDTTSDVLRNERRLSSSSPQQKLKSDVFSPAVSETEELGAAEVKSKDKSKRSDEVDEKSGNVQKMSTLLLPPRKNKVVSGQDFGDGIRRQGRSGRGFTSTRSLMPLMAEKLGNVGTAKQLRTSRHALDKPESKGGRPPTRKLSDRKAYKRQKHATMDAAADFLVGSDDGHEELLAAASAVTNTAQALSSSFWKQMEPIFRFISEMDTAFLRQQINHETNLAAAASVTFATDASSLSSGFGLNEVRGQTNETQSSDLTSEHGVSGKSKPKGISLYQRLLAAIVPEELYCNGKEDLNSNVYRSGFEIEMDSESHTSCGQMLYSSETSRYWASNGYSINANGCSVDNLDYIKADNVTSAFERGNFSSYDQSQNGLLSEQVTMPGFVCSEYQYNEMSIDERLLMEIRCIGIYPDLESDFAETGNEEISAEISKLHEKHHEMVSKKKRMLGKLLDSATQMRELQEKEFEQRALDKLVAMAYEKYMSCWGPNAHGMKSASGKMAKQAALAFVKRTLDRCQEFEQTRKSCFSEPLYKDMFLSGISRLSDGQTDSNTDGEAGKSYISTSGCSGEARVSALGAQQSPSLNQDISFEANLPSEASRVKRRELEDVLGTTIGASSGIGSSLLSSAKGKRSERDREGKGNGREALSRNGTTKIGRPASSNVKGERKPKTKPKQKTTQLSTSVNGFFGKISEQPKLLGSSIARSSGISATGNDKTDSNLDELEDPIDLSGLQLPEMDVLGVPDDLGGQGQDIGSWLNIDDDGLQDDDFMGLEIPMDDLSDLNMMV; encoded by the exons ATGTCAGCATCTAGTAAATTTGATCTATCTTCCAGTAGTCCAGATAGGCCACTGTATGCCTCTGGGCAGCGTGGATCCTATGCACCTGCTTCACTGGATAGGTCGGGTAGCTTCCGTGAGAACATGGAGAATCCAATCTTATCTTCTCTTCCAAACATGACGAGAAGTACTTCAACAGTAACACGTACAGATGCCGTTAACTTTTTCCAGTGCTTACGTTTTGATCCAAAAGCTATGGTTACTGACCACAAACTTAATCGGAATATTGATTTCAAGCGGCTCACCAGTTTAGCTTTAGGTGTGCCAGTGGAGGATTCTCCATTGGTGTCTTCTAAAGGCAAACTGTTTCCTTCTCCCTCTGCGGAGGAGTCCAGACGGCTGAAGGCTGGTCTTCGTGAAAGCTGCACTAAAGCTAG GGAACGTGTGAAGATATTCACCGAATCTTTATCTGTGCTCAACAAATGCTTTCCAAGCATCCCATCAAGGAAGAGATCTCGGTCTGATTCCCTAGCAAATGACCGACACGTTACATTATTCCCAAGTGATCGGTCAGTTTCAGGGACAAGCATTGGTAAAATGGGAACGCAGAGTCATTGTACTGCCAGTAGTTATGAGTTGGAGCAACAAAAGTCTGAAGAAAGAGTTAAAACTGCTGTTCCAAGCAAACGCACTCGAACTTCTATGGCGGATGTTAGG CCTGATGTAAGGGCAAACACTCCCACAAGGTCGGCTGGGAACATGGATAGAGATAGGGAGATACTGAGGCTTCCAAATGGTAGCACAATTCAGGGAGAAGATCGTACGTCATCCATTGCTGTAGAGGGTTGGGAGAAGTCGAGGATGAAAAAGAAGCGTTCTGGAATAAAACCAGATGCTACTGGCTCCATAATCACAAAACCTATTGATGGCCACAGGGAACCGAAGCAAGGAGTGCAGCCGCGGCTTCCTAGTGATAGCCGATCAAGATTTACTGATACCCATGGCTTCAG ACATGGGCTTGCTCCTGGTGCTGTCGGAAAAGCTGATGGTGCAACACAGCATGTTACCTTAGGTGTACGTTCTTCCCTGTCTAAGATTGACCAAGATAACCATCTTCATCTCCTAGATAGGAGAGATCGTCCTCTTGGCTCAGAGAAAGAAAGGGTGAATCTCAAAGCAGTCAGCAA TACAATGAAAGCAGCTGCTCGTGAAGAATTCACATCCCCTAGCCCTGCATCGAGCACGAAATTGAATCCTGCTACTAGGGCTCCACGATCAGGTTCAGGCGTTGCACCGAAGTTGTCTCCTCCAGTTCACCGCGCAGCTGCTGCAAATGATTGGGAAATCTCTCAATGTACAAACAAACTTCCATCTGCTGTTGGGGCAGGTAATCGCAAGCGCAACCCTTCTACAAGGTCCTCATCACCACCTGTTGCTCAATGGGCCAGCCAAAGGCCCCAGAAGATATCTCGACCCGCAAGAAGGAACAATTTTCCCATTGTTCCGAATAATGACGAAATATCTACCCTGGATACCACAAGCGATGTTCTACGTAATGAGAGACGTTTGTCTAGCTCTTCCCCTCAACAAAAGTTAAAAAGTGATGTCTTCTCTCCAGCTGTATCTGAAACTGAGGAATTAGGAGCTGCTGAAGTCAAGTCTAAAGACAAGAGCAAGAGGTCTGACGAAGTGGATGAAAAATCTGGGAATGTGCAAAAGATGTCAACACTGCTCCTACCGCCAAGGAAAAATAAGGTGGTTAGTGGACAAGACTTTGGAGATGGTATTCGCAGACAAGGGCGGAGTGGCAGGGGGTTTACCTCCACTAGGTCCCTAATGCCATTGATGGCTGAAAAGCTTGGCAATGTTGGGACTGCAAAACAACTTAGAACCTCTAGACATGCTCTGGATAAGCCAGAAAG CAAAGGAGGCAGACCACCTACAAGAAAGCTCTCTGATCGTAAGGCTTATAAACGACAGAAGCATGCAACGATGGATGCTGCAGCGGATTTTCTAG TTGGTTCAGATGATGGCCATGAAGAGCTACTGGCTGCTGCAAGTGCTGTTACTAACACTG CTCAAGCCCTTTCGAGCTCATTCTGGAAGCAGATGGAGCCAATTTTTCGTTTTATATCTGAAATGGACACAGCCTTTCTGAGGCAACAG ATAAATCATGAGACTAATCTGGCAGCAGCAGCCTCTGTGACTTTTGCTACTGATGCTTCCAGTTTAAGTAGTGGTTTTGGGTTGAATGAAGTCCGGGGACAGACAAATGAAACACAGAGTTCCGATCTTACCTCAGAACATGGAGTCTCTGGAAAAAGTAAACCCAAGGGTATTTCCTTGTACCAGAGGCTGTTGGCTGCTATAGTACCTGAAGAGCTTTATTGCAATGGAAAGGAAGACCTTAACTCCAATGTTTATCGATCTGGATTTGAAATTGAGATGGATTCAGAATCTCATACTTCCTGTGGGCAGATGTTATATAGCAGTGAAACATCCCGATACTGGGCTTCTAATGGATACAGCATAAATGCCAATGGGTGTTCCGTTGATAATTTGGACTACATTAAGGCCGATAATGTTACATCCGCGTTCGAAAGGGGGAATTTTTCAAGCTATGATCAGTCACAAAATGGTCTACTTTCAGAACAAGTAACAATGCCTGGCTTTGTTTGTTCCGAGTATCAGTATAATGAGATGTCCATTGATGAGCGGCTTCTCATGGAGATTCGCTGTATCGGAATATATCCGGACCTGGAG TCTGATTTTGCTGAGACTGGAAATGAAGAGATCAGTGCAGAAATTAGTAAATTACATGAGAAACACCATGAAATG GTTTCTAAGAAGAAGAGGATGCTTGGGAAACTGCTGGATTCAGCTACACAGATGAGAGAGTTACAAGAGAA GGAGTTTGAACAGCGTGCTCTTGATAAACTGGTTGCAATGGCATACGAAAAATATATG AGTTGTTGGGGTCCAAATGCTCATGGGATGAAGAGTGCTAGCGGGAAAATGGCCAAGCAAGCTGCCTTAGCTTTTGTCAAGCGGACTTTGGATCGATGCCAAGAATTTGAGCAGACAAGAAAGAGCTGCTTCAGTGAGCCTTTGTATAAGGATATGTTTCTTTCTGGGATATCCCGCCTTAGTGACGGACAAACAGATTCGAACACTGATGGCGAAGCTGGAAAATCTTATATCAGCACATCTGGCTGTTCAGGAGAAGCTAGAGTTTCAG CTTTGGGCGCACAGCAGAGCCCATCGCTAAACCAGGATATATCTTTTGAAGCCAATTTACCTTCTGAAGCCAGTAGGGTCAAGCGGAGGGAGTTGGAAGATGTTCTTGGTACTACAATTGGTGCTTCTTCAGGCATAGGTAGTTCACTTTTAAGCAGTGCAAAAGGGAAGAGAAGTGAGAGAGACCGAGAAGGAAAAGGAAATGGCCGAGAGGCATTATCCCGCAATGGAACTACCAAAATTGGTCGACCTGCCTCTTCCAATGTTAAAGGAGAAAGAAAGCCTAAGACAAAACCTAAGCAGAAAACTACTCAGTTATCCACCTCTGTCAATGGCTTTTTTGGCAAGATATCGGAGCAACCTAAATTGCTAGGATCTTCAATAGCAAGATCAAGTGGTATAAGTGCCACTGGCAATGATAAGACTGACAGTAACTTGGATGAACTAGAGGATCCCATTGACTTATCCGGCCTGCAACTCCCAGAAATGGATGTTTTAGGTGTCCCTGACGATCTTGGTGGTCAGGGACAGGACATAGGCTCATGGTTGAACATCGATGATGATGGATTACAAGATGACGACTTCATGGGCCTTGAGATTCCCATGGATGATCTGTCAGACTTGAATATGATGGTTTGA